The region AAATAGATTTGACGTTTGTCTTGTCAATCTCGACGCCGAGCCGTCGAAGGATGCAAAAAACACGCGTCCATGCGTCGTCATCTCGCCGGACGAGATGAACCGAAACATCTCAAACGTAATTATCGCTCCACTTTCCGCAGCAACGGCCAAATATCCAACCAGGATCTCAGTCAATTTTCTAAATAACGAACGCATGATCGTCCTCGATCAGATCCGCACAGTTGATAAGGTAAGGCTTGTGAAAAAGATTGGCGAGATTGAAAAGGGCGTTCAAAAAGAAACGCTTGAACGTCTGCAAGAGATCTTCTCATAGACATGAATATTACGATACCATTCCGATATGTATTAGCCTCGCTTTTAGTCTTTGCAATAACCTTTCATGGACTAATCATAAAAGCTCAGACAAATTCTTTAAAGACTGAAGAACCCGTTTCATATGAACAGATTCTCGATTTTCTTTACGCTGAATATTTTGTCGGTAGGGGAAGCGGTTATGGTATTCACATTCGATATACTCCCGAACGGGGAAATGAGCTACAGGTGACAATCATGGAAACAGATGATGGGCGCTCTGAAGTTCGTACTTTCGTACCCGTGAAAGAGAGTATTCGTGAGCAATTTTACAACTATCTTGAACGACACCCAAAGGCCACGTTTGAAGAGATTACGTCTAATATTCGGGTAAAAAAAGAACTCATACCGTTATCTGCCACTGAAATCCGGGATCTCCGTAAAGAAATTCTGAATATAATTCGGAAATCGGTAAATATGGAAAAAGAGACTCTCCCTCGCCCGTCGAAAGAAATGTCTATTTTCCTCCACCCTGACGGCTATGAAATGTCGTTCTATGGTTTGGCTAACATTAACTTGTCCGGC is a window of Chloracidobacterium sp. DNA encoding:
- a CDS encoding type II toxin-antitoxin system PemK/MazF family toxin, which codes for MVNRFDVCLVNLDAEPSKDAKNTRPCVVISPDEMNRNISNVIIAPLSAATAKYPTRISVNFLNNERMIVLDQIRTVDKVRLVKKIGEIEKGVQKETLERLQEIFS